One window of the Terriglobia bacterium genome contains the following:
- a CDS encoding NUDIX domain-containing protein, protein MPSKTLTVREISAGGVVLRRIRGRWHVAIIEPNTINHDGDDPPPPAREKPRVLALPKGAVDKGEKAEEAAEREIHEETGLEADRIAKLSDIRYVYTRSWGGRERVFKIVTFYLFRYRGGRIGDITEAMRIEVRRCMWLPLEKAHKMLTYKGEREVIQLAQQYVRAHRDL, encoded by the coding sequence GTGCCCTCCAAGACACTAACGGTCCGAGAGATTTCCGCTGGCGGCGTCGTGCTACGTCGCATCCGCGGGAGATGGCACGTCGCGATCATTGAGCCCAACACCATCAATCACGACGGTGACGATCCGCCACCTCCCGCGCGTGAAAAACCGCGTGTACTGGCGCTTCCCAAGGGTGCGGTTGACAAAGGGGAAAAGGCCGAAGAGGCTGCCGAACGGGAAATCCACGAAGAAACGGGCCTTGAGGCTGACCGGATAGCCAAGCTCTCCGACATACGTTACGTCTATACGCGCTCCTGGGGTGGACGCGAACGCGTCTTCAAAATCGTCACCTTCTATCTCTTCCGCTATCGTGGGGGCCGCATCGGGGACATCACGGAAGCTATGCGGATCGAGGTTCGGCGCTGCATGTGGCTGCCGCTGGAAAAGGCTCACAAGATGCTGACTTACAAGGGCGAGCGCGAGGTAATACAACTCGCACAGCAGTACGTCCGCGCGCATCGCGACCTATAG
- a CDS encoding histone deacetylase gives MARSSRGYSFEVGLAPILYFTDHHHFPLPEGHRFPVAKYHLIRELLQATNLFDLRPAPLAEPSQIELAHDSEYVRQFVEGALPRETMRRIGFPWSEGLVRRTLASVGATLAASEQALTTGFGGTLAGGTHHAFRKEGSGYCIFNDIAIAIESLRKERNASRFAVVDLDVHQGDGTAQIFENDPDVLTFSMHGGKNFPFRKQRSKIDVELEDETGDEIYLEKLASVLPRVLEFGPEFLFYQSGVDPLDSDRLGRLAVTMGGLRERDRMVFEAVRSIGCPVVVTLGGGYSDPISRTAEAHAQTFLAAVDAFNNISGAGRWGRKAGRKRLSK, from the coding sequence ATGGCTCGATCGTCCCGCGGCTACAGTTTCGAGGTTGGCTTGGCGCCCATTCTTTATTTTACTGACCACCACCATTTCCCGCTTCCGGAAGGGCATCGCTTTCCAGTCGCAAAATACCACCTTATTCGCGAATTGCTGCAGGCGACGAATCTGTTCGATTTGCGACCAGCCCCTTTGGCGGAGCCTTCGCAGATCGAACTCGCTCATGATTCCGAGTACGTGCGCCAGTTTGTTGAAGGCGCGCTGCCGCGGGAAACGATGCGCCGCATTGGTTTTCCTTGGTCCGAAGGGCTTGTCCGGCGAACCCTGGCGAGCGTGGGCGCAACGCTGGCCGCAAGCGAGCAGGCACTCACGACCGGTTTTGGCGGAACCCTCGCGGGCGGCACGCACCATGCATTTCGAAAGGAAGGTTCCGGCTACTGTATCTTCAACGACATAGCGATAGCGATCGAGTCATTGCGCAAAGAGAGGAATGCGTCCCGCTTTGCTGTTGTTGACCTCGATGTTCACCAGGGCGATGGAACTGCGCAGATCTTCGAGAACGATCCCGATGTGCTGACGTTTTCCATGCATGGCGGCAAGAATTTTCCCTTCCGGAAGCAGCGAAGCAAAATCGACGTGGAACTTGAGGACGAAACTGGGGATGAGATCTACCTGGAGAAGTTGGCATCAGTGCTGCCGCGCGTGCTGGAATTTGGGCCGGAATTCTTGTTCTACCAGTCCGGCGTGGATCCACTGGATTCCGATCGACTCGGGCGCTTGGCTGTAACTATGGGTGGTTTACGCGAGCGCGACCGTATGGTCTTTGAAGCGGTGCGCTCAATTGGCTGTCCGGTGGTGGTGACCCTCGGCGGCGGCTACAGCGACCCTATCTCCCGGACTGCCGAAGCGCACGCTCAAACCTTCCTCGCGGCTGTTGACGCTTTCAATAACATATCGGGAGCAGGGCGCTGGGGCCGAAAGGCTGGCCGCAAGCGACTTAGCAAGTAA
- a CDS encoding patatin-like phospholipase family protein encodes MTRLERLTRSIRVFTQELTRGPQTQVNASQPFERPKIGLALGGGFARGIAHIGSLKVLEEEQIPVDYIAGTSVGSIIGAAYASGVSAKELSEIALMVRFKHFARWTVSRFGLCNNDRIETLLRKMLKVHTFEEMKIPLAVAATDFITGEPAVFTKGSVIPAVRASCAYPGMFLPVEIDGKTYVDGMLAWLVPTTPLKQLGADRVIGLYLNANWIKVRAPRHLFDVIGQCFSIAQERMSESWKRDADLVIEPNVDGFEYDCFDRAKELMKVGEDSMRKSLPQINSWLESGQVKTSSSQPVPVPANLGGAGDPQISA; translated from the coding sequence GTGACCAGACTTGAACGTTTAACTCGCTCAATTCGCGTATTTACGCAGGAATTGACTCGCGGCCCCCAAACACAAGTCAACGCCTCACAACCCTTCGAACGTCCAAAGATCGGACTCGCCCTCGGGGGCGGATTCGCCCGCGGAATCGCTCACATCGGCTCGCTCAAAGTTCTTGAAGAAGAGCAAATCCCCGTCGACTATATTGCTGGAACCAGCGTGGGCTCGATCATAGGCGCAGCCTATGCCAGCGGTGTTTCAGCAAAGGAGCTTTCCGAAATCGCGCTGATGGTGCGCTTTAAGCACTTTGCGCGCTGGACTGTGTCCCGTTTCGGCCTTTGTAATAACGACCGAATCGAAACGCTGCTCCGCAAAATGCTGAAGGTACACACGTTCGAAGAGATGAAGATTCCGCTGGCCGTCGCTGCCACTGATTTCATCACCGGCGAGCCTGCTGTGTTTACAAAAGGCTCGGTGATTCCGGCAGTGCGCGCCAGTTGTGCTTATCCTGGAATGTTTCTTCCAGTCGAAATCGACGGAAAAACTTACGTCGACGGGATGTTGGCCTGGCTGGTCCCGACGACTCCCCTCAAACAACTTGGCGCCGACCGCGTGATAGGCCTCTACCTCAATGCGAACTGGATCAAGGTTCGCGCCCCGCGGCACTTATTCGACGTTATCGGCCAATGCTTCTCGATTGCGCAGGAACGGATGAGTGAGTCATGGAAGCGCGACGCGGACCTCGTTATTGAGCCCAACGTTGACGGCTTCGAGTATGACTGCTTCGATCGCGCGAAGGAATTGATGAAGGTCGGCGAAGACTCCATGCGCAAATCCCTTCCCCAGATAAATTCCTGGCTCGAATCCGGACAGGTAAAAACAAGCTCCTCTCAACCCGTCCCGGTTCCCGCCAATCTCGGCGGTGCGGGAGACCCTCAAATATCAGCGTGA